The following coding sequences are from one Canis lupus dingo isolate Sandy chromosome 21, ASM325472v2, whole genome shotgun sequence window:
- the CSRP3 gene encoding cysteine and glycine-rich protein 3 isoform X3, with translation MPNWGGGAKCGACEKTVYHAEEIQCNGRSFHKTCFHCMACRKALDSTTVAAHESEIYCKVCYGRRYGPKGIGYGQGAGCLSTDTGEHLGLQFQQSPKPARSATTSNPSKFTAKFGESEKCPRCGKSVYAAEKVMGGGKPWHKTCFRCAICGKSLESTNVTDKDGELYCKVCYAKNFGPTGIGFGGLTQQVEKKE, from the exons ATGCCAAACTGGGGCGGAGGAGCGAAATGTGGCGCCTGTGAAAAGACAGTCTACCACGCAGAAGAAATCCAGTGCAATGGAAGGAGTTTCCACAAGACCTGCTTCCACTGCA TGGCCTGCAGGAAGGCTCTGGACAGCACCACGGTTGCCGCGCACGAGTCGGAGATCTACTGTAAGGTGTGCTACGGGCGCAGGTACGGCCCCAAGGGGATCGGGTACGGCCAAGGCGCCGGCTGCCTCAGCACGGACACAGGCGAGCATCTGGGCCTCCAGTTCCAACA GTCCCCAAAGCCTGCACGCTCAGCCACCACCAGCAACCCTTCCAAGTTCACTGCGAAGTTTGGAGAGTCGGAGAAGTGCCCCCGATGCGGAAAGTCAGTCTATGCCGCCGAGAAGGTGATGGGAGGCGGTAAG CCTTGGCACAAGACCTGTTTCCGCTGCGCCATCTGCGGGAAGAGTCTAGAGTCCACGAACGTCACTGACAAAGATGGGGAACTTTACTGCAAAG TTTGCTACGCCAAAAATTTTGGCCCTACAGGTATTGGGTTTGGAGGCCTAACACAACAAGTGGAGAAGAAAGAGTGA
- the CSRP3 gene encoding cysteine and glycine-rich protein 3 isoform X2 — translation MPNWGGGAKCGACEKTVYHAEEIQCNGRSFHKTCFHCSELVACRKALDSTTVAAHESEIYCKVCYGRRYGPKGIGYGQGAGCLSTDTGEHLGLQFQQSPKPARSATTSNPSKFTAKFGESEKCPRCGKSVYAAEKVMGGGKPWHKTCFRCAICGKSLESTNVTDKDGELYCKVCYAKNFGPTGIGFGGLTQQVEKKE, via the exons ATGCCAAACTGGGGCGGAGGAGCGAAATGTGGCGCCTGTGAAAAGACAGTCTACCACGCAGAAGAAATCCAGTGCAATGGAAGGAGTTTCCACAAGACCTGCTTCCACTGCAGTGAGTTGG TGGCCTGCAGGAAGGCTCTGGACAGCACCACGGTTGCCGCGCACGAGTCGGAGATCTACTGTAAGGTGTGCTACGGGCGCAGGTACGGCCCCAAGGGGATCGGGTACGGCCAAGGCGCCGGCTGCCTCAGCACGGACACAGGCGAGCATCTGGGCCTCCAGTTCCAACA GTCCCCAAAGCCTGCACGCTCAGCCACCACCAGCAACCCTTCCAAGTTCACTGCGAAGTTTGGAGAGTCGGAGAAGTGCCCCCGATGCGGAAAGTCAGTCTATGCCGCCGAGAAGGTGATGGGAGGCGGTAAG CCTTGGCACAAGACCTGTTTCCGCTGCGCCATCTGCGGGAAGAGTCTAGAGTCCACGAACGTCACTGACAAAGATGGGGAACTTTACTGCAAAG TTTGCTACGCCAAAAATTTTGGCCCTACAGGTATTGGGTTTGGAGGCCTAACACAACAAGTGGAGAAGAAAGAGTGA
- the CSRP3 gene encoding cysteine and glycine-rich protein 3 isoform X1, translating to MPNWGGGAKCGACEKTVYHAEEIQCNGRSFHKTCFHCMACRKALDSTTVAAHESEIYCKVCYGRRYGPKGIGYGQGAGCLSTDTGEHLGLQFQQSPKPARSATTSNPSKFTAKFGESEKCPRCGKSVYAAEKVMGGGKPWHKTCFRCAICGKSLESTNVTDKDGELYCKGDLLRQKFWPYRYWVWRPNTTSGEERVKTVPHFHQPQALATSSCQTETLARTSSRGAVGHYFSSEVLIVFTQS from the exons ATGCCAAACTGGGGCGGAGGAGCGAAATGTGGCGCCTGTGAAAAGACAGTCTACCACGCAGAAGAAATCCAGTGCAATGGAAGGAGTTTCCACAAGACCTGCTTCCACTGCA TGGCCTGCAGGAAGGCTCTGGACAGCACCACGGTTGCCGCGCACGAGTCGGAGATCTACTGTAAGGTGTGCTACGGGCGCAGGTACGGCCCCAAGGGGATCGGGTACGGCCAAGGCGCCGGCTGCCTCAGCACGGACACAGGCGAGCATCTGGGCCTCCAGTTCCAACA GTCCCCAAAGCCTGCACGCTCAGCCACCACCAGCAACCCTTCCAAGTTCACTGCGAAGTTTGGAGAGTCGGAGAAGTGCCCCCGATGCGGAAAGTCAGTCTATGCCGCCGAGAAGGTGATGGGAGGCGGTAAG CCTTGGCACAAGACCTGTTTCCGCTGCGCCATCTGCGGGAAGAGTCTAGAGTCCACGAACGTCACTGACAAAGATGGGGAACTTTACTGCAAAGGTGA TTTGCTACGCCAAAAATTTTGGCCCTACAGGTATTGGGTTTGGAGGCCTAACACAACAAGTGGAGAAGAAAGAGTGAAGACCGTGCCACACTTCCACCAGCCTCAAGCATTGGCCACGTCATCCTGCCAGACGGAAACCCTTGCCCGAACATCCTCTCGTGGGGCGGTCGGGCACTATTTCTCTTCAGAAGTGCTCATAGTCTTTACCCAAAGTTAG
- the CSRP3 gene encoding cysteine and glycine-rich protein 3 isoform X4, translating to MPNWGGGAKCGACEKTVYHAEEIQCNGRSFHKTCFHCMACRKALDSTTVAAHESEIYCKVCYGRRYGPKGIGYGQGAGCLSTDTGEHLGLQFQQSPKPARSATTSNPSKFTAKFGESEKCPRCGKSVYAAEKVMGGALAQDLFPLRHLREESRVHERH from the exons ATGCCAAACTGGGGCGGAGGAGCGAAATGTGGCGCCTGTGAAAAGACAGTCTACCACGCAGAAGAAATCCAGTGCAATGGAAGGAGTTTCCACAAGACCTGCTTCCACTGCA TGGCCTGCAGGAAGGCTCTGGACAGCACCACGGTTGCCGCGCACGAGTCGGAGATCTACTGTAAGGTGTGCTACGGGCGCAGGTACGGCCCCAAGGGGATCGGGTACGGCCAAGGCGCCGGCTGCCTCAGCACGGACACAGGCGAGCATCTGGGCCTCCAGTTCCAACA GTCCCCAAAGCCTGCACGCTCAGCCACCACCAGCAACCCTTCCAAGTTCACTGCGAAGTTTGGAGAGTCGGAGAAGTGCCCCCGATGCGGAAAGTCAGTCTATGCCGCCGAGAAGGTGATGGGAGGCG CCTTGGCACAAGACCTGTTTCCGCTGCGCCATCTGCGGGAAGAGTCTAGAGTCCACGAACGTCACTGA